In the Dyella jiangningensis genome, one interval contains:
- a CDS encoding tetratricopeptide repeat-containing sulfotransferase family protein — translation MNTAMPSTDGAGTLEQALAHAERLLERDPSLAAEQATEILKVVPAHPAALRILAVSRAMQGEADAALDILIPLARTQPSWAQVHFDLGAVLGLRGRGHEAMAALRKAVALKPGLPQAWRLLGDHLLAAGEHDAADDAYAQHVRHSTRDPRLLAAATALAENHVPQAEALLREHLREAPTDVAAIRMFAEVALRLGRNEDALNLLARCLELAPGFHAARQNYALALHRSNQPEQALVEIERLLAVAPEHPGYRNLKAVVLCRIGDVEPAIALYKDLLDTYPGNPKVWMSYGHALKTAGQQEQAIAAYRRSLAIEPSFGEVWWSLANLKTFRFSADELTTMREQLARGDLAEDDRLHLEFAVGKALEDAGNYASSFAHYAQGNAIRRGQLRYSADETSARVRHIRERYTREFFASRDGSGCQAGDPIFIVGLPRAGSTLIEQILSSHSQVEGTMELPEVTSITRLLREQGDADSAMPYHDVLATLDGDALRELGERYLAHTRIHRKTSAPLFIDKMPNNFMHIGLIQLMLPNAKIIDARRHPLACCFSGFKQHFARGQSFSYSLDDLGRYYRDYVALMAHFDAVLPGRIHRVIYERMVEDTEGEVRRLLDYCGLPFESSCLRFFENARPVRTASSEQVRRPIYREGVDHWQHYAPWLAPLENALGTVLGSYPDVPIGEAG, via the coding sequence ATGAACACTGCGATGCCTTCAACCGACGGTGCCGGCACGCTGGAACAGGCATTGGCTCATGCCGAACGCCTGCTCGAGCGCGACCCGTCGCTCGCCGCCGAACAGGCAACGGAGATACTCAAGGTCGTTCCAGCTCATCCGGCGGCATTGCGGATACTCGCGGTGTCGCGAGCCATGCAGGGTGAGGCGGATGCGGCGCTGGACATCCTCATCCCGCTCGCGCGTACGCAGCCCTCCTGGGCGCAGGTGCATTTCGACCTTGGCGCCGTGCTCGGCCTGCGCGGGCGCGGGCACGAAGCGATGGCTGCGTTGCGCAAGGCGGTCGCCTTGAAGCCCGGGCTGCCGCAGGCGTGGCGACTGCTGGGCGACCATCTGCTGGCAGCGGGCGAGCATGACGCGGCAGACGACGCGTATGCGCAGCATGTCCGCCATTCCACCCGCGATCCGCGCCTGCTCGCGGCCGCCACGGCGCTGGCGGAAAACCACGTGCCGCAGGCCGAGGCGCTGCTGCGCGAACACTTGCGCGAAGCACCCACGGACGTCGCCGCGATCCGCATGTTCGCCGAAGTGGCCTTGCGGCTTGGACGCAACGAGGATGCCCTGAACCTGCTGGCGCGTTGCCTGGAGCTGGCGCCCGGTTTCCATGCCGCACGACAGAACTACGCGCTGGCGTTGCATCGCAGCAACCAGCCGGAGCAGGCGTTGGTCGAGATCGAGCGTCTGCTCGCGGTCGCGCCGGAGCATCCGGGTTACCGGAATCTCAAGGCGGTGGTGCTATGCCGCATCGGCGATGTCGAACCCGCCATCGCGCTTTACAAGGATTTGCTCGATACCTACCCGGGCAATCCCAAGGTGTGGATGAGCTATGGCCACGCACTCAAAACGGCGGGCCAGCAGGAGCAGGCCATTGCCGCCTATCGGCGCAGCCTGGCGATCGAACCGTCGTTTGGCGAAGTGTGGTGGAGCCTGGCCAATCTGAAGACCTTCCGCTTCAGTGCCGACGAGCTGACGACCATGCGCGAGCAGCTCGCACGTGGCGATCTCGCCGAGGACGATCGCCTGCATCTGGAGTTCGCCGTGGGCAAGGCGCTGGAAGACGCGGGCAACTATGCGTCCTCGTTCGCCCATTACGCCCAGGGCAATGCGATCCGCCGCGGCCAGCTTCGTTACAGCGCCGACGAAACGTCAGCGCGTGTGCGCCATATCCGCGAGCGCTACACGCGCGAATTCTTTGCCTCGCGCGATGGCTCGGGTTGCCAGGCCGGCGACCCGATCTTCATCGTGGGCTTGCCGCGCGCGGGTTCCACCCTCATCGAGCAGATCCTTTCCAGCCACAGCCAGGTGGAAGGAACAATGGAGCTGCCGGAGGTCACCTCCATCACGCGCCTGCTGCGGGAGCAGGGCGATGCCGACAGCGCCATGCCGTACCACGACGTGCTCGCCACGCTCGACGGCGATGCGCTGCGCGAGCTGGGCGAGCGCTATCTCGCGCATACGCGCATCCATCGCAAGACATCGGCACCACTGTTCATCGACAAGATGCCGAACAATTTCATGCACATCGGCCTCATCCAGCTGATGCTGCCGAACGCGAAGATCATCGACGCGCGCCGCCATCCGCTGGCGTGCTGCTTTTCCGGTTTCAAGCAGCATTTTGCGCGCGGACAGAGCTTCAGCTACAGCCTCGACGATCTCGGGCGTTACTACCGCGATTACGTGGCCTTGATGGCGCATTTCGACGCCGTACTGCCGGGGCGCATCCATCGCGTGATCTACGAGCGCATGGTGGAAGACACCGAAGGCGAAGTGCGCCGGCTGCTCGACTATTGCGGACTGCCATTCGAATCGTCGTGCCTGCGCTTCTTCGAGAACGCGCGGCCGGTGCGCACGGCAAGTTCCGAACAGGTGCGCCGGCCGATCTACCGGGAGGGGGTGGATCACTGGCAGCACTACGCGCCGTGGCTGGCGCCATTGGAAAACGCTTTGGGGACGGTACTCGGGAGTTATCCCGACGTGCCTATCGGGGAGGCGGGCTAG
- a CDS encoding aromatic ring-hydroxylating oxygenase subunit alpha encodes MQADTTILELERARALSPRYYFGEDMLAMERRAVFARSWQLVAHQGQLAEPGDHVVEQVGGVPVLLVRGQDHVLRAFPNVCRHRAGPLALCNGKGIRSLHCKYHGWTYTLEGQLRSAPEMQSAADFRVEDIRLPPLRVHEWQGLVFVALDRNVPPFEEVYGGIVERIAPIDLSAMRYLRRDSYDIDCNWKVYIDNFLEGYHLPHVHPGLSKVLDYRSYDTQLFPWYSLQSSPLRNSSDIYGDGEAFYYFVYPNVMLNIMPGRMQTNRILPLGPGRCRVEFDYYYAQDEAAQARILADQSFSDEVQHEDIEICVAVQKGLASGHYEPGRLCPRRESGVWHFHNLLRTAYAGDAGASA; translated from the coding sequence ATGCAAGCCGATACGACGATCCTGGAGCTCGAACGGGCGCGAGCGCTATCTCCGCGCTACTACTTCGGCGAAGACATGCTGGCGATGGAACGGCGTGCGGTATTCGCGCGAAGCTGGCAACTCGTCGCGCACCAGGGGCAACTCGCCGAACCCGGCGATCATGTCGTCGAACAGGTCGGTGGCGTGCCGGTGCTGCTGGTACGAGGGCAGGATCATGTGCTGCGTGCATTTCCGAACGTGTGCCGCCACCGTGCGGGCCCGCTCGCGCTATGCAACGGCAAGGGCATCCGCTCGCTGCACTGCAAGTACCACGGCTGGACGTACACGCTGGAAGGACAACTGCGCAGCGCGCCCGAAATGCAGAGCGCCGCCGATTTCCGCGTCGAGGACATCCGCCTGCCGCCACTGCGCGTGCACGAGTGGCAAGGCCTCGTGTTCGTGGCTCTGGACAGGAACGTGCCGCCGTTCGAGGAGGTCTACGGCGGCATCGTGGAGCGCATCGCGCCCATCGACCTCTCCGCCATGCGTTACCTTCGCCGCGACAGCTACGACATCGACTGCAACTGGAAGGTCTACATCGACAACTTCCTGGAAGGCTATCACCTGCCCCACGTGCATCCGGGGCTGTCCAAGGTGCTCGACTATCGCTCGTACGACACGCAGCTCTTTCCGTGGTACTCGCTGCAATCGTCGCCGCTGCGCAACAGTTCGGACATCTATGGCGATGGCGAGGCCTTCTATTACTTCGTCTATCCGAACGTGATGCTCAACATCATGCCCGGTCGCATGCAGACGAATCGCATCCTCCCGCTCGGCCCCGGTCGATGCCGCGTGGAGTTCGACTACTACTACGCGCAGGACGAAGCCGCGCAGGCGCGCATCCTCGCCGACCAGTCCTTCAGCGACGAAGTGCAGCACGAGGACATCGAGATCTGCGTGGCGGTGCAGAAGGGACTCGCCTCCGGTCACTACGAACCCGGTCGTCTCTGTCCCCGGCGCGAAAGCGGCGTCTGGCATTTCCACAATCTGTTGCGCACCGCCTATGCCGGCGACGCGGGAGCATCCGCATGA
- a CDS encoding metal-dependent hydrolase family protein: MRLMLCSLFCAIAATASLPTAAAQAQRIVVHAGHLLDVDSGAMLADQAVTVEHGQVASVKPWPDSYTAGSKVIDWTAYTVVPGLMDMHTHIADEPESADPGAALKSTPARDAFIGAKNARNTLRAGFTTVRDVGVYRGFADIALRDAIQAGYVPGPRMFVAGAYITIPGGGGEITGLPAGTVVPDEFRRGVSKGPDDVRKHVDFILDHGADLIKVIATGAVLTDGTEPGQSEYTEEEIHAAVTEAAKRGKFVAAHAHGAEGIKRAVRAGVRSIEHGSLIDDEGIALMKQHGTWLVADIYDGDYIDSVGRSEGWSAEKIRKNVETTEAQREGFRKAVKAGVHIAFGTDAGVYPHGDNARQFAYMVRYGMTPLQAIRAATIDAARLLGKEKELGSIVPAKAADMVAVACDPLKDVDCLRQVRGVMKAGETISLD; this comes from the coding sequence ATGAGGCTCATGCTCTGCAGCCTGTTCTGTGCCATCGCCGCGACGGCGTCGCTTCCCACGGCCGCCGCGCAGGCGCAACGCATCGTTGTGCATGCGGGCCACCTGCTGGATGTCGACAGCGGCGCGATGCTCGCCGACCAGGCCGTCACCGTCGAGCACGGGCAGGTGGCCAGCGTGAAACCGTGGCCGGACTCATACACCGCCGGCTCGAAGGTGATCGACTGGACCGCCTACACGGTGGTGCCCGGCCTGATGGACATGCACACGCATATCGCCGACGAACCCGAGAGCGCCGATCCAGGCGCCGCACTGAAGAGCACGCCGGCGCGCGACGCCTTCATCGGCGCCAAGAATGCCCGCAACACGTTGCGCGCCGGCTTCACCACCGTGCGCGACGTGGGTGTCTACCGCGGCTTCGCGGACATCGCCTTGCGCGATGCGATCCAGGCCGGCTACGTGCCGGGTCCGCGCATGTTCGTTGCCGGCGCCTACATCACCATCCCCGGCGGCGGCGGCGAAATCACCGGCCTTCCCGCGGGAACCGTGGTGCCGGACGAATTTCGCCGCGGCGTGTCCAAGGGCCCTGACGACGTGCGCAAACATGTGGATTTCATCCTTGATCACGGCGCCGACCTGATCAAGGTGATCGCCACCGGCGCCGTGCTCACCGATGGCACCGAGCCAGGCCAGTCCGAATACACCGAGGAGGAAATCCACGCTGCCGTGACCGAGGCCGCCAAGCGTGGCAAGTTCGTCGCGGCGCACGCGCACGGCGCCGAGGGCATCAAACGCGCGGTGCGCGCGGGCGTACGCTCGATCGAACATGGCTCGCTGATCGACGACGAAGGCATCGCACTCATGAAGCAACACGGCACGTGGCTGGTGGCGGACATCTACGATGGCGACTACATCGACAGCGTCGGTCGCAGCGAAGGCTGGTCCGCGGAGAAAATCCGCAAGAACGTCGAGACCACCGAGGCGCAGCGCGAAGGCTTCCGCAAGGCGGTGAAGGCGGGCGTGCACATCGCGTTCGGCACCGATGCCGGCGTCTATCCGCACGGCGACAATGCACGGCAGTTCGCCTACATGGTGCGCTACGGCATGACGCCGCTGCAGGCCATCCGCGCCGCCACCATCGATGCGGCGCGCCTGCTTGGCAAGGAGAAGGAACTCGGGTCGATCGTGCCAGCCAAGGCGGCCGACATGGTTGCCGTGGCATGCGATCCGCTGAAGGACGTGGACTGCCTGCGCCAGGTGCGGGGCGTCATGAAAGCCGGCGAAACGATTTCCCTCGACTGA
- a CDS encoding amino acid permease: MSDGNKIGFWTCTALVVGNVIGLGIFILPASLAPYGFNAMIGWLVTLGGCLALARVFAHLSHALPNADGPYGYVRNTLGDLPAYMALWAYWVSIWLTNAALATGAVGYLTVIVPELGRIQPALFALVLLWSFIAVNLLGVRMGGRVQVVTSALKLIPMAGIALLGAWILLTTPAAYAAHPPTTPLTLGNVTAASTIALFAMLGLESASIPASRVINPGRTIPRATMTGTLLAAVVYIIVSTVPMLLIPQSELANANAPFALLMERHLGAGVGRWLALFVVVSGLGCLNGWTLLMGEITRTMANNGVLPAVLGRENRRGAPAVALLVTGALASAMVWMSYSKSLVAAFTFITRVVTAANLPLYLCCSLALLVLWRRGDAPEAGREAAFFGCIGVCYVVFAFIGSGHEPFLLALGLIAVGLPLYALMRLRRPAAAPLKV, encoded by the coding sequence ATGAGCGATGGCAACAAGATCGGTTTCTGGACCTGTACCGCCCTGGTCGTGGGCAACGTGATCGGACTGGGCATCTTCATCCTGCCCGCGTCGCTGGCGCCCTATGGCTTCAACGCGATGATCGGATGGCTGGTCACGCTCGGTGGCTGCCTGGCGCTGGCGCGCGTGTTTGCCCATCTCTCGCACGCACTGCCCAATGCCGATGGTCCCTACGGTTATGTCCGCAACACGCTGGGCGACCTGCCGGCCTACATGGCGCTCTGGGCCTACTGGGTTTCGATATGGCTGACCAACGCGGCGCTCGCCACCGGCGCCGTGGGTTACCTCACGGTGATCGTGCCCGAACTGGGGCGCATCCAGCCGGCGCTGTTCGCGCTCGTGCTGCTGTGGTCGTTCATCGCCGTCAACCTGTTGGGCGTGCGCATGGGTGGACGCGTGCAGGTCGTGACCAGCGCGCTCAAGCTGATTCCCATGGCCGGTATCGCGCTGTTGGGCGCGTGGATCCTGTTGACCACGCCGGCCGCCTATGCGGCTCACCCGCCGACTACGCCGCTGACGCTGGGCAACGTGACCGCGGCGTCCACTATCGCCTTGTTCGCCATGCTCGGCCTCGAATCGGCCAGCATTCCCGCCTCACGCGTGATCAATCCCGGCCGCACGATCCCGCGCGCGACCATGACGGGAACACTGCTGGCTGCGGTGGTCTACATCATCGTCTCGACCGTGCCGATGCTGCTCATTCCGCAGTCGGAACTGGCCAATGCGAACGCGCCGTTCGCGCTGCTGATGGAACGCCACCTCGGCGCCGGCGTCGGTCGCTGGCTGGCGCTGTTCGTGGTGGTGAGCGGACTGGGCTGCCTCAACGGCTGGACGCTGCTGATGGGCGAAATCACGAGGACCATGGCCAACAACGGCGTGTTGCCAGCCGTGCTCGGTCGCGAGAATCGCCGGGGTGCACCCGCAGTCGCCTTGCTGGTCACCGGCGCACTGGCATCGGCGATGGTGTGGATGAGCTACAGCAAGTCGCTGGTCGCAGCCTTCACCTTCATCACGCGCGTGGTGACCGCGGCCAACCTGCCGCTCTATCTGTGCTGCTCGCTGGCACTGCTGGTGCTGTGGCGACGCGGCGACGCGCCGGAGGCTGGCCGCGAGGCAGCATTCTTCGGATGCATCGGCGTCTGCTACGTGGTCTTCGCCTTCATCGGCAGCGGACACGAGCCGTTCCTTCTTGCTCTGGGGCTGATCGCGGTGGGCCTGCCGCTGTATGCCCTGATGCGCCTGCGACGCCCCGCGGCAGCTCCGCTCAAGGTGTGA